A window of the Cystobacter fuscus genome harbors these coding sequences:
- a CDS encoding DUF3014 domain-containing protein, with translation MSDPMPPPSSFGPPPGASKPPPSRAPLIVVLLGVVVALAIVGYSWWKGRQAPVAEPTPEPSPPVATAPDASIDDVPPPLPPLAESDARVRELVGLLSPLPELQKWLSSTEDLVRRFSSAVSNIAEGQSPRSALSFMAPVGDFQVIQRERRLFIAPESFARYDGVTRVFTSLDTSTSAITYKALRPLIQGSYLEISRPGQRFEQTLANAIQRMLDTPVPEGDVEVVDAPGGVNFNYASEQLEGLSAAQKHLVRMGPTNARAIQTKLRELRDALALPPPSASP, from the coding sequence ATGAGCGATCCGATGCCGCCGCCCTCGTCGTTCGGCCCGCCCCCGGGCGCCTCGAAGCCCCCGCCCTCGCGCGCGCCGCTGATCGTGGTGCTCCTGGGCGTCGTGGTGGCGCTCGCCATCGTGGGCTACTCCTGGTGGAAGGGCCGCCAGGCGCCGGTCGCCGAGCCCACGCCCGAGCCCTCTCCCCCCGTGGCCACGGCGCCGGATGCCTCCATTGATGACGTGCCCCCGCCGCTGCCTCCCCTGGCGGAGAGCGATGCCCGCGTGCGCGAGCTGGTGGGCCTGCTGTCCCCCCTGCCCGAGCTGCAGAAGTGGCTGTCCTCCACCGAGGACCTGGTGCGCCGCTTCTCCTCGGCCGTGTCCAACATCGCCGAGGGCCAGAGCCCCCGCTCCGCGCTGTCCTTCATGGCCCCCGTGGGGGACTTCCAGGTGATCCAGCGCGAGCGCCGCCTCTTCATCGCTCCCGAGAGCTTCGCCCGCTACGACGGCGTGACGCGCGTGTTCACGTCGCTCGACACGTCCACCAGCGCCATCACGTACAAGGCGCTCCGGCCCCTCATCCAGGGGTCCTATCTGGAGATCAGCCGCCCCGGACAGCGCTTCGAGCAGACGCTCGCCAACGCCATCCAGCGGATGCTGGACACCCCCGTGCCCGAGGGCGACGTGGAGGTGGTGGACGCGCCGGGCGGGGTGAACTTCAACTACGCCTCCGAGCAGCTCGAGGGGCTCAGCGCCGCGCAGAAGCACCTGGTTCGCATGGGGCCCACCAACGCCCGGGCCATCCAGACCAAGCTGCGCGAGCTGCGGGACGCGCTCGCCCTGCCGCCGCCCTCCGCCTCGCCGTGA
- a CDS encoding helix-turn-helix domain-containing protein: MAMERTSENLARNLRALRDARGLSQQQIARLAGVPRATWTHLESGSGNPTLSVLLRVASSLQTTVEELLGAPRQEARLVKRASLSSRTKGNVRIERVLPDSLPGLIIERMDFPGDGVLVGVPHTPGTREYLTCESGTLELVTVGSVWTLEARDVLVFRGDQKHTYRNKGDKPLVAFSIVVLAPGGI; this comes from the coding sequence ATGGCCATGGAGCGCACCTCCGAGAACCTGGCGCGCAACCTGCGCGCGCTGCGCGACGCACGCGGCCTGAGCCAGCAGCAGATCGCCAGGCTGGCGGGCGTGCCGCGCGCGACGTGGACCCACCTGGAGTCGGGCAGTGGAAATCCGACCCTGTCGGTCCTGTTGCGCGTCGCGTCGTCGTTGCAGACCACGGTGGAGGAGCTGCTCGGCGCCCCCCGGCAGGAGGCCCGGCTCGTCAAGCGGGCGAGCCTCTCCTCGCGCACCAAGGGCAACGTGCGGATCGAACGGGTGCTGCCGGACAGCCTGCCGGGCCTCATCATCGAGCGGATGGACTTTCCCGGCGACGGCGTGCTCGTGGGCGTTCCGCACACGCCCGGCACGCGGGAATACCTCACCTGCGAGAGCGGCACCCTGGAGCTGGTGACCGTCGGCTCCGTGTGGACGCTCGAGGCGCGCGACGTGCTCGTCTTCCGGGGGGACCAGAAGCACACCTACCGCAACAAGGGGGACAAGCCGCTGGTGGCCTTCAGCATCGTCGTGCTGGCCCCCGGAGGCATCTGA
- a CDS encoding superoxide dismutase, with the protein MPFTLPELPYNKDALAPHISAETLEYHHGKHHAAYVTNLNKLLEGKPEANQSLEQVILSSDGGVFNNAAQVWNHTFYWNCMKPNGGGKPTGDLADAINRDFGSYENFREQFSNAAATQFGSGWAWLVLDKDKLAITKTGNADLPMKHGQKALLTIDVWEHAYYIDFRNARPKYISTFLDSLVNWDFVTQNLKTR; encoded by the coding sequence ATGCCGTTCACGTTGCCCGAACTGCCCTACAACAAGGATGCACTCGCCCCCCACATCAGCGCGGAGACGCTCGAGTACCACCACGGCAAGCACCATGCCGCGTACGTGACGAACCTGAACAAGCTGCTGGAGGGCAAGCCCGAGGCCAACCAGTCGCTCGAGCAGGTCATCCTCAGCAGCGACGGGGGCGTCTTCAACAACGCCGCCCAGGTGTGGAACCACACCTTCTACTGGAACTGCATGAAGCCCAACGGCGGCGGCAAGCCGACGGGTGACCTCGCGGACGCCATCAACCGCGACTTCGGCTCGTATGAGAACTTCCGCGAGCAGTTCTCCAACGCCGCCGCCACGCAGTTCGGCTCGGGCTGGGCCTGGCTGGTGCTCGACAAGGACAAGCTGGCCATCACCAAGACGGGCAACGCGGACCTGCCGATGAAGCACGGCCAGAAGGCGCTGCTGACCATCGACGTGTGGGAGCACGCCTACTACATCGACTTCCGCAACGCGCGCCCGAAGTACATCTCCACGTTCCTCGACAGCCTCGTCAACTGGGACTTCGTCACCCAGAACCTCAAGACGCGCTGA